The Streptomyces sp. NL15-2K genome contains a region encoding:
- a CDS encoding Lrp/AsnC family transcriptional regulator, whose protein sequence is MLNDLDERIVHALAEDARRSYADIGQLVGLSAPAVKRRVDRLRATGAITGFTVRVDPAALGWETEGFVEIYCRGNTSPETIQRGLERYQEIVAASTVTGDADAIVQVFASDMRHFERVLERIAGEPFVERTKSVLVLSPLLRRFSSGSPT, encoded by the coding sequence GTGCTGAACGATCTCGACGAACGCATAGTGCACGCCCTCGCCGAGGACGCCCGCCGCTCCTACGCGGACATCGGGCAGCTGGTCGGCCTCTCCGCGCCCGCCGTGAAACGGCGCGTGGACCGGCTGCGCGCCACCGGCGCCATCACCGGCTTCACCGTGCGGGTGGACCCGGCGGCCCTCGGCTGGGAGACCGAGGGTTTCGTCGAGATCTACTGCCGAGGCAACACCTCGCCGGAGACCATCCAGCGGGGCCTGGAGCGCTACCAGGAGATCGTGGCCGCGTCGACCGTCACCGGCGACGCGGACGCGATCGTCCAGGTCTTCGCCTCCGACATGCGCCACTTCGAACGCGTCCTGGAGCGGATCGCGGGGGAGCCGTTCGTGGAACGGACCAAGTCCGTGCTCGTGCTGTCGCCGCTGTTGCGCCGCTTCTCGTCGGGCTCGCCCACGTAG
- a CDS encoding GNAT family N-acetyltransferase produces the protein MDIAVCRAEDLDVLERCMPSHSVDGHHAARFARQEAGDSSYLVPWLEGRPVGHAEVRWTGCEAPEVRAVHPGCPEINGLFVWPASLRSQGIGASLIRTAERLAQERGIESMGLGVGDDNPRAAALYARLGYRPTVGYVDRWAYLDAEGVRQERADSCLFLVKALR, from the coding sequence ATGGACATCGCCGTCTGCCGGGCAGAGGACCTGGACGTACTGGAGCGCTGCATGCCGTCGCACAGCGTCGACGGCCACCACGCCGCTCGCTTCGCACGGCAGGAGGCCGGTGACAGCAGCTATCTCGTCCCGTGGCTGGAGGGGCGTCCCGTCGGGCACGCGGAGGTCCGCTGGACCGGCTGCGAAGCGCCCGAGGTGCGGGCTGTCCACCCTGGTTGCCCGGAGATCAACGGCCTGTTCGTCTGGCCCGCGTCGCTCCGCTCCCAGGGGATCGGCGCGTCGCTGATCCGCACCGCCGAGCGACTGGCCCAGGAGCGCGGCATCGAGAGCATGGGGCTCGGTGTCGGCGACGACAACCCGCGGGCGGCCGCCCTCTACGCACGGCTCGGGTACCGGCCCACGGTGGGCTACGTCGACCGCTGGGCGTACCTGGACGCCGAGGGCGTACGGCAGGAGCGGGCCGATTCGTGTCTGTTCCTGGTCAAGGCCCTGCGCTGA
- a CDS encoding GuaB1 family IMP dehydrogenase-related protein yields the protein MRFLNDIQPAYDLTYDDVFMVPSRSAVGSRQDVDLSSPDGTGTTIPLVVANMTAIAGRRMAETVARRGGLVVIPQDIPIDVVTEVISWVKSRHLVLDTPIVLAPHQTVADALSLLPKRAHNAGVVVDEEQRPVGVVTDRDLSGVDRFTQLEVVMSKDLLLIDADIDPREAFNRLDHANRRYAPAVDKDGRLAGILTRKGALRATLYTPATDARGRLRIAAAVGINGDAAGKAKQLLDAGVDTLVIDTAHGHQESMLSTVKLVRDLDPRVPIVAGNIVAAEGVRDLVEAGADIIKVGVGPGAMCTTRMMTGVGRPQFSAVLECAAEAKKYGKHVWADGGVRHPRDVAMALAAGASNVMIGSWFAGTYESPGDLQQDADGRLYKESFGMASARAVANRTSEESAYDRARKALFEEGISTSRMFLDPSRPGVEDLIDAIIAGVRSSCTYSGAGSLEEFADKAVVGIQSAAGYAEGKPLHASW from the coding sequence GTGCGTTTCCTCAATGACATCCAGCCCGCATACGACCTGACGTACGACGACGTCTTCATGGTCCCCAGCCGCAGCGCGGTCGGCTCGCGGCAGGACGTGGACCTCAGCTCCCCGGACGGTACGGGCACCACGATCCCGCTGGTCGTCGCCAACATGACCGCCATCGCCGGGCGCCGTATGGCCGAGACCGTGGCCCGGCGCGGTGGACTCGTCGTCATACCGCAGGACATCCCGATCGACGTCGTCACCGAGGTCATCTCCTGGGTGAAGAGCCGCCACCTCGTGCTGGACACCCCGATCGTGCTGGCCCCGCACCAGACCGTCGCCGACGCGCTGTCCCTGCTGCCGAAGCGTGCGCACAACGCCGGTGTGGTCGTCGACGAGGAGCAGCGGCCGGTCGGTGTCGTCACCGACCGGGACCTCAGCGGCGTCGACCGCTTCACCCAGCTCGAAGTGGTCATGTCCAAGGACCTGCTGCTGATAGACGCCGACATCGACCCGCGCGAGGCCTTCAACCGGCTGGACCACGCCAACCGTCGCTACGCGCCGGCCGTGGACAAGGACGGCCGTCTCGCCGGCATCCTCACCCGCAAGGGCGCCCTGCGCGCCACGCTCTACACGCCGGCCACCGACGCGCGGGGCAGGCTGCGGATCGCCGCCGCCGTCGGCATCAACGGCGACGCCGCGGGCAAGGCCAAGCAACTGCTGGACGCGGGCGTCGACACGCTCGTCATCGACACGGCGCACGGCCACCAGGAGTCGATGCTCAGCACGGTCAAGCTGGTGCGCGATCTCGACCCGCGGGTCCCGATCGTCGCCGGCAACATCGTCGCCGCCGAAGGCGTCAGGGATCTGGTCGAGGCGGGCGCGGACATCATCAAGGTCGGTGTCGGTCCCGGCGCCATGTGCACCACCCGCATGATGACCGGCGTCGGCCGGCCGCAGTTCTCCGCGGTCCTGGAGTGCGCGGCCGAGGCGAAGAAGTACGGCAAGCACGTGTGGGCCGACGGCGGTGTCCGCCACCCGCGCGATGTGGCCATGGCGCTCGCGGCCGGTGCGTCCAACGTGATGATCGGGTCCTGGTTCGCGGGCACGTACGAGTCCCCGGGCGACCTCCAGCAGGACGCCGACGGGCGCCTGTACAAGGAGTCGTTCGGGATGGCCTCCGCGCGTGCCGTGGCCAACCGTACGTCGGAGGAGTCGGCGTACGACCGTGCCCGCAAGGCGCTGTTCGAGGAGGGCATCTCCACCTCCCGCATGTTCCTCGACCCGTCCCGCCCGGGCGTCGAGGACCTGATCGACGCGATCATCGCGGGCGTCCGCTCCTCCTGCACCTACTCCGGCGCCGGCTCCCTGGAGGAGTTCGCCGACAAGGCCGTCGTCGGCATCCAGAGCGCCGCCGGTTACGCCGAGGGCAAGCCGCTGCACGCCAGCTGGTGA
- a CDS encoding barstar family protein, translating into MTERVVALDLDGVTDRAGLMDRCARALSLPDWFGRNWDALADSLTDHTVWPGDAVEKGLLVVVRNWRPYAKARPDEWDVAQEVFAEAAGREPLLQVALAL; encoded by the coding sequence ATGACGGAACGTGTGGTCGCGCTGGACCTCGACGGGGTCACGGACAGGGCGGGCCTGATGGACCGCTGCGCCCGCGCCCTGTCGTTGCCGGACTGGTTCGGCCGCAACTGGGACGCGCTGGCCGACAGCCTCACCGACCACACCGTCTGGCCCGGGGACGCCGTCGAGAAGGGGCTGCTGGTCGTCGTACGGAACTGGCGGCCCTACGCGAAGGCCCGCCCGGACGAGTGGGACGTGGCGCAGGAGGTGTTCGCCGAGGCGGCCGGCCGCGAGCCGCTGCTCCAGGTGGCGCTGGCACTGTGA
- a CDS encoding sugar-binding domain-containing protein, which produces MNSSEEIAVSGMSAGRSAMRMGPAELVQAAAMARRFYLEGKSKIQIAEEFGVSRFKVARVLETALERDLVRIEIRVPAELDAERSDALRARYGLRHAVVVESPAEAEQTPDPENLGEVAADLLGELVNEGDVLGLAWGRSTIHMAAALDRLPPCTVVQLTGVYDAGTAERGSVEAVRRAAQVSGGDAHPIYAPMLLPDVATAQALRHQTGIARAFEYFDKVTVACVSIGSWEPGISTVHDMLSDEERSHYASLGVAAEMSAHLFDAEGRRVGRDLGERCITVKADQLRRIPEVVAIAGGQRKAAAIDAVLRSGLVTSLVTDTSAADALMTVGPTPRPALNRADPDGP; this is translated from the coding sequence GTGAACAGCAGTGAGGAGATCGCCGTGTCGGGTATGTCGGCTGGCCGGTCAGCCATGCGGATGGGACCCGCTGAGCTGGTGCAGGCGGCGGCCATGGCCCGCCGCTTCTACCTCGAGGGCAAGTCCAAGATCCAGATCGCGGAGGAGTTCGGCGTCAGCCGCTTCAAGGTGGCCCGGGTCCTGGAGACCGCCCTCGAACGGGACCTCGTACGCATCGAGATCCGTGTGCCGGCCGAGCTGGACGCCGAGCGCTCCGACGCGCTCCGCGCCCGCTACGGCCTCAGGCATGCCGTCGTGGTCGAGTCTCCGGCCGAGGCCGAGCAGACGCCCGACCCCGAGAACCTGGGAGAAGTGGCCGCCGACCTGCTCGGCGAGCTCGTGAACGAAGGTGACGTACTGGGCCTGGCCTGGGGCCGGTCCACCATCCACATGGCGGCGGCCCTGGACCGGCTGCCGCCGTGCACGGTGGTGCAGCTGACGGGCGTGTACGACGCCGGGACCGCCGAGCGCGGCTCGGTCGAGGCCGTCCGCCGGGCCGCACAGGTCTCCGGCGGCGACGCCCACCCCATCTACGCGCCGATGCTGCTGCCGGACGTGGCGACCGCGCAGGCGCTGCGCCACCAGACCGGGATCGCCCGGGCCTTCGAGTACTTCGACAAGGTCACGGTCGCCTGTGTCTCCATCGGCTCCTGGGAGCCGGGCATCTCCACGGTGCACGACATGCTCAGCGACGAGGAACGCTCGCACTACGCCTCGCTCGGCGTCGCGGCCGAGATGTCCGCGCACCTCTTCGACGCCGAGGGGCGCCGGGTGGGACGGGACCTGGGCGAGCGGTGCATCACCGTCAAGGCCGACCAGCTCCGCCGTATCCCCGAGGTCGTCGCGATCGCGGGCGGCCAGCGGAAGGCGGCGGCGATCGACGCGGTGCTGCGGTCCGGGCTCGTCACCAGCCTCGTCACCGACACGTCGGCGGCGGACGCTCTGATGACAGTGGGGCCGACGCCGAGGCCCGCGCTCAACAGGGCCGACCCGGACGGGCCCTGA
- the rpe gene encoding ribulose-phosphate 3-epimerase, protein MAVQINPSILSADFARLADEAKAVEGADWLHVDVMDNHFVPNLTLGVPVVEALARATDTALDCHLMIEAPDRWAPQYVEAGAGSVTFHVEAAAAPVRLAREIRAKGARASMALKPATPIEPYEDLLPELDMVLIMTVEPGFGGQAFLDIMLPKIRRTRELISKHGLELWLQVDGGVAASTIERCADAGADVFVAGSAVYGASDPAEAVRALRNQAEATTAKASWACDH, encoded by the coding sequence ATGGCCGTGCAGATCAACCCCAGCATCCTGTCCGCCGACTTCGCACGTCTCGCGGACGAGGCGAAGGCGGTCGAAGGAGCCGACTGGCTCCACGTCGACGTCATGGACAACCATTTCGTCCCGAACCTCACGCTCGGTGTGCCGGTCGTAGAGGCGCTGGCCCGTGCGACGGACACTGCGCTGGACTGCCATCTGATGATCGAGGCCCCCGATCGGTGGGCGCCCCAGTACGTAGAAGCGGGGGCCGGTTCCGTCACCTTCCATGTCGAGGCGGCCGCCGCTCCCGTACGGCTCGCCCGGGAGATCCGGGCCAAGGGCGCCCGCGCCTCCATGGCGCTCAAGCCCGCGACGCCCATCGAGCCGTACGAGGACCTGCTCCCCGAACTCGACATGGTGCTGATCATGACCGTCGAGCCGGGCTTCGGGGGCCAGGCGTTTCTCGACATCATGCTTCCGAAGATTCGCCGCACCCGCGAGTTGATCAGCAAGCACGGACTTGAGCTGTGGCTCCAGGTCGACGGCGGAGTCGCGGCGTCCACCATCGAGCGCTGCGCGGACGCCGGAGCCGACGTATTCGTCGCGGGATCGGCCGTGTACGGGGCATCGGACCCGGCCGAGGCGGTACGTGCACTGCGCAACCAGGCGGAGGCGACGACGGCCAAGGCGAGCTGGGCGTGCGACCACTGA
- a CDS encoding MMPL family transporter, with product MTSNRGIAHLVCGRRAKWLVLVLWVAVLFLAAPFAQKLTDAQDNDAASWLPGSAESTQVLEISEDFRPEQIPAVVVYARESGLTAQDRAAITEDVAQLEQLRDHGILGAETRGPVFDRQTDPRAAQILVPIAMDEKGWERIAPAVDSIRDDVGEGGGGLAVHITGPGGTSADFSEAFEGIDSTLLISAMAVVIVMLLLTYRSPSLILVPLLAVIVALFTSQALIYLLAEHAGLTVNGQSAGILTVLVFGAGTDYALLLVARYREELRRHEDRHEAMALALHRAGPAVLASGATVVLSMLVLLVAEMNSTRGLGPVAAIGVAVALLAMMTLFPALLVIFGRWIFWPVIPHLGTPNPADRGVWARMGRRMAGRPRMVWGVTAVVLAVCSLGLIQLRAEGISNADAFTGKPDSIVGQEVSARYFPAGSGDPLVVISDQAQAQQVGRAVADTRGVVPESLGLPPGTKPSFEGKVLFEATMTDPADSEAAKQTVERVRDAVHAVPDADAQVGGGTAALLDMDEATTHDNILIIPLVLVVVLLILCVLLRALIAPLLLIGTVILSFAAALGISALAFRHLFDYAGESTDFPLFVFVFLVALGIDYNIFLTTRIREEAAHQGTRPGVVTGLAATGSVITSAGLVLAGTFAALGTLPMVAFAEIGFAVALGVLLDTFIVRSVLVTSLFLDVGPKVWWPHRLAREDSGAPAVAEPDAGAQRPVRDSGGR from the coding sequence ATGACGAGTAACCGAGGTATCGCGCACCTGGTCTGCGGCCGGCGGGCGAAGTGGCTGGTGCTGGTGTTGTGGGTCGCGGTGCTGTTTCTGGCCGCGCCCTTCGCCCAGAAGCTGACCGACGCCCAGGACAACGACGCGGCCTCCTGGCTGCCCGGCTCGGCCGAGTCGACCCAAGTCCTGGAGATCTCCGAGGACTTCAGACCCGAGCAGATCCCCGCGGTCGTCGTCTATGCCCGTGAGAGCGGGCTGACGGCGCAGGACCGGGCGGCCATCACCGAGGACGTGGCGCAGCTCGAGCAGCTGCGCGACCACGGCATCCTCGGTGCCGAGACCCGGGGCCCGGTCTTCGACCGGCAGACCGATCCGCGCGCGGCCCAGATCCTCGTCCCGATCGCGATGGACGAGAAGGGCTGGGAGAGGATCGCGCCCGCGGTCGACTCCATCCGCGACGACGTCGGCGAGGGCGGGGGCGGACTCGCCGTGCACATCACGGGCCCGGGCGGCACCTCCGCGGACTTCTCCGAGGCGTTCGAGGGAATCGATTCGACCCTGCTGATCTCAGCGATGGCCGTCGTCATCGTGATGCTGCTGCTCACCTATCGCAGCCCCTCCCTGATCCTGGTCCCCCTGCTCGCCGTGATCGTCGCTCTGTTCACCTCACAGGCCCTGATCTACCTGCTGGCGGAACACGCGGGCCTGACGGTCAACGGCCAGAGCGCGGGCATCCTCACGGTCCTCGTCTTCGGCGCGGGCACGGACTACGCGCTGTTGCTCGTCGCCCGCTACCGGGAAGAGCTGCGCCGCCACGAGGACCGGCACGAGGCGATGGCGCTGGCCCTGCACCGAGCGGGCCCGGCGGTCCTCGCCTCCGGCGCGACGGTCGTGCTGAGCATGCTGGTGCTGCTGGTGGCCGAGATGAACTCGACGCGCGGCCTCGGCCCGGTGGCGGCGATCGGCGTGGCGGTCGCCCTGCTGGCGATGATGACGCTGTTCCCGGCCCTTCTGGTGATCTTCGGCCGCTGGATCTTCTGGCCGGTGATCCCGCACCTCGGCACGCCGAACCCGGCCGACCGGGGCGTCTGGGCCCGTATGGGCCGACGTATGGCGGGCCGCCCCCGTATGGTCTGGGGCGTCACGGCGGTGGTGCTGGCGGTCTGCTCGCTCGGCCTGATCCAGTTGCGCGCGGAGGGCATCAGCAACGCGGACGCGTTCACCGGCAAGCCGGACTCGATCGTCGGCCAGGAGGTGTCCGCGCGGTACTTCCCGGCGGGCAGCGGCGATCCGCTGGTCGTCATCAGCGACCAGGCGCAGGCCCAGCAGGTGGGCCGGGCGGTCGCCGATACCCGCGGCGTCGTCCCCGAGTCGCTCGGCCTGCCGCCGGGCACCAAACCGTCCTTCGAGGGCAAGGTGCTGTTCGAGGCGACGATGACCGACCCGGCCGACAGCGAGGCCGCGAAACAGACCGTGGAGCGGGTGCGGGACGCCGTGCACGCGGTGCCGGACGCCGACGCCCAGGTGGGCGGCGGTACGGCGGCGCTCCTGGACATGGACGAGGCGACCACGCACGACAACATACTGATCATCCCGTTGGTGCTGGTGGTCGTCCTGCTGATCCTGTGCGTGCTGCTGCGCGCCCTGATCGCCCCGCTGCTGCTGATCGGGACGGTGATCCTGTCGTTCGCGGCCGCGCTCGGCATCAGCGCGCTGGCGTTCCGCCATCTGTTCGACTACGCGGGCGAGTCGACGGACTTCCCGCTGTTCGTCTTCGTCTTCCTGGTCGCCCTGGGCATCGACTACAACATCTTCCTGACCACCCGCATCCGCGAGGAGGCGGCCCACCAGGGCACCCGCCCCGGCGTGGTGACGGGCCTGGCGGCGACGGGCTCGGTCATCACCTCCGCCGGTCTGGTCCTGGCCGGCACCTTCGCCGCCCTCGGCACGCTCCCGATGGTCGCCTTCGCGGAGATCGGCTTCGCGGTGGCGCTCGGCGTGCTGCTGGACACGTTCATCGTGCGGTCGGTGCTGGTCACGTCCCTGTTCCTGGACGTCGGCCCGAAGGTGTGGTGGCCGCACCGGCTGGCCCGCGAGGACAGCGGGGCACCGGCGGTCGCCGAGCCGGATGCAGGTGCTCAGCGCCCCGTCAGAGACTCCGGCGGGCGTTGA
- a CDS encoding DUF6596 domain-containing protein, translating to MNEVLLRSLTPSVLAILVRRGADFAAAEDAVQDALVEAIRVWPADPPRDAKGWLVTVAWRKFLDATRADTARRRREDLVDEEPAPGPAPAVDDTLQLYFLCAHPSLTPSSAVALTLRAVGGLTTRQIAQAYLVPEATMAQRISRAKRTVSGVRFDQPGDVATVLRVLYLVFNEGYSGDVDLAAEAIRLTRQLAAAIDHPEVAGLLALMLLHHARRAARTAPDGSLVPLAEQDRGRWDTKSIAEGVGILQAALARDRLGEFQAQAAIAALHADSPTAEETDWVQIVEWYDELARLTDNPVVRLNRAVAVGEADGPRAGLAALAELDDALPRHTAVAAYLHERDGDLATAARLYAEAAQKAPNLAERAHLTRQAARLNARRSL from the coding sequence GTGAACGAGGTCCTGCTCCGCAGCCTCACGCCGAGCGTGCTCGCCATCCTCGTCCGCCGCGGAGCCGACTTCGCGGCGGCCGAGGACGCCGTGCAGGACGCGTTGGTCGAGGCGATCCGCGTCTGGCCGGCCGACCCGCCGCGGGATGCGAAGGGCTGGCTGGTCACCGTGGCCTGGCGCAAGTTCCTCGACGCGACCCGCGCGGACACCGCCCGCCGCCGGCGTGAGGACCTCGTCGACGAGGAGCCGGCACCCGGTCCCGCGCCCGCGGTGGACGACACGCTCCAGCTCTACTTCCTGTGCGCCCACCCGTCGCTGACGCCGTCGTCCGCGGTCGCGCTCACGTTGCGCGCCGTCGGCGGGCTGACCACCCGCCAGATCGCCCAGGCCTACCTGGTGCCCGAGGCGACCATGGCGCAGCGCATCAGCCGGGCCAAGCGCACCGTCTCCGGCGTGCGGTTCGACCAGCCCGGCGATGTCGCCACCGTGTTGCGCGTCCTCTACCTGGTCTTCAACGAGGGCTACTCCGGCGACGTCGACCTCGCCGCCGAGGCCATCCGGCTCACCCGGCAGCTCGCGGCCGCGATCGACCACCCCGAGGTGGCGGGGCTGCTCGCCCTCATGCTGCTCCACCACGCCCGGCGCGCCGCCCGGACCGCCCCCGACGGCAGCCTGGTGCCGCTCGCCGAACAGGACCGCGGCCGGTGGGACACCAAGTCGATCGCCGAGGGCGTCGGGATCCTGCAGGCGGCCCTCGCCCGCGACCGGCTGGGCGAGTTCCAGGCCCAGGCCGCCATCGCGGCACTCCACGCCGACTCGCCCACCGCCGAGGAGACCGACTGGGTGCAGATCGTCGAGTGGTACGACGAGCTCGCCCGCCTGACCGACAACCCGGTCGTCCGGCTCAACCGCGCGGTGGCCGTCGGCGAGGCCGACGGACCGCGCGCCGGTCTGGCAGCCCTCGCGGAGCTGGACGACGCACTGCCCCGCCACACCGCGGTGGCCGCGTACCTCCACGAGCGCGACGGCGACCTGGCGACGGCGGCACGGCTGTACGCCGAGGCGGCCCAGAAGGCACCCAACCTCGCCGAGCGCGCCCACCTGACACGCCAGGCCGCCCGGCTCAACGCCCGCCGGAGTCTCTGA
- a CDS encoding YciI family protein yields the protein MAKYLLLKHYRGAPAAVNDVPMDQWTPEEITAHVQYMNDFAARLEKTGEFVDSQALAPEGTFVRYDGEGRPPVTDGPFAETKDLIAGWMVIDVDSYERAVELAGELSAAPGAGGKPIHEWLELRPFYGLSPTITECSFK from the coding sequence ATGGCCAAGTACCTGCTGCTCAAGCACTACCGAGGCGCCCCGGCCGCGGTCAACGACGTGCCCATGGACCAGTGGACGCCGGAAGAGATCACGGCCCACGTGCAGTACATGAACGACTTCGCGGCCCGGCTGGAGAAGACCGGCGAGTTCGTCGACAGTCAGGCGCTCGCCCCCGAGGGGACGTTCGTCCGGTACGACGGCGAGGGGCGCCCGCCGGTCACCGACGGCCCGTTCGCCGAGACCAAGGACCTCATCGCCGGCTGGATGGTGATCGACGTCGACAGCTACGAGCGCGCCGTCGAGCTGGCCGGGGAACTGTCGGCCGCCCCCGGAGCGGGTGGGAAGCCGATCCACGAGTGGCTCGAACTGCGCCCGTTCTACGGCCTCTCGCCCACCATCACGGAGTGCTCCTTCAAGTGA
- a CDS encoding transcription antitermination factor NusB, which produces MSDQPRRPRKPYRRPQKDPVRILAFEALRAVDERDAYANLVLPPLLRKAREKGDFDGRDAALATELVYGTLRRQGTYDAVIAACVDRPLRDVDPPVLDVLSLGAHQLLGTRIPTHAAVSASVELARVVLGDGRAKFVNAVLRKVAQDDLDSWLAKVAPPYDDDPEDHLAVVHSHPRWIVSALWDSLGGGRAGIEELLEADNERPEVTLVARPGRATTDELLREDAAVPGRWSPYAVRLAEGGEPGAVDAVREGRAGVQDEGSQLVALALANAPLEGRDEKWLDGCAGPGGKAALLAALAAERGAALLAAEKQPHRAGLVAKALDGNPGPYQVITADGTRPPWRAGSFDRVLMDVPCTGLGALRRRPEARWRRRPQDLEGFAPLQRALLHTALNAVRVGGVVGYATCSPHLAETRAVVDDVLKQRPEAELLDARPLLPGLPDLGDGPDVQLWPHLHGTDAMYLAVIRRTG; this is translated from the coding sequence GTGAGTGACCAGCCCCGTCGGCCCCGCAAGCCCTACCGTCGCCCTCAGAAGGACCCCGTCCGCATCCTCGCTTTCGAGGCCCTGCGGGCGGTGGACGAGCGGGATGCGTACGCCAACCTCGTCCTGCCGCCGCTGCTGCGCAAGGCACGGGAGAAGGGCGACTTCGACGGGCGGGACGCGGCGCTCGCGACCGAGCTGGTGTACGGGACGCTGCGGCGGCAGGGGACGTACGACGCCGTCATCGCCGCGTGCGTCGACCGGCCGCTGCGGGACGTCGACCCGCCGGTGCTCGACGTGCTCAGCCTGGGGGCGCATCAGCTGCTCGGGACGCGGATCCCGACCCATGCCGCCGTGTCCGCCTCCGTCGAACTCGCCCGTGTCGTCCTCGGCGACGGGCGGGCCAAGTTCGTCAACGCCGTGCTGCGGAAGGTCGCCCAGGACGATCTCGACAGCTGGCTCGCAAAGGTCGCGCCGCCCTACGACGACGACCCCGAGGACCATCTCGCCGTCGTGCACTCCCATCCCCGCTGGATCGTCTCCGCCCTGTGGGACTCGCTCGGCGGCGGGCGTGCCGGAATCGAGGAACTGCTGGAGGCCGACAACGAGCGGCCCGAGGTGACCCTGGTCGCCCGGCCCGGACGGGCCACCACCGACGAGCTGCTCCGGGAGGACGCCGCGGTGCCGGGGCGCTGGTCGCCGTACGCCGTACGGCTGGCCGAGGGCGGCGAGCCCGGTGCCGTGGACGCCGTCCGGGAGGGCCGGGCGGGTGTGCAGGACGAGGGCAGCCAGCTGGTCGCGCTCGCGCTGGCCAACGCGCCCCTCGAAGGGCGGGACGAGAAGTGGCTCGACGGGTGTGCCGGGCCCGGCGGCAAGGCCGCGCTGCTCGCCGCCCTGGCGGCCGAGCGCGGGGCCGCGCTGCTCGCCGCCGAGAAGCAGCCGCACCGGGCCGGGCTCGTGGCGAAGGCGCTCGACGGGAACCCGGGGCCTTACCAGGTCATCACCGCCGACGGGACTCGGCCGCCGTGGCGGGCCGGCTCCTTCGACCGCGTGCTGATGGACGTGCCGTGCACGGGTCTGGGCGCCCTGCGGCGGCGGCCCGAGGCCCGGTGGCGCAGGCGTCCCCAGGACCTGGAGGGGTTCGCGCCGTTGCAGCGTGCCCTGCTGCACACGGCGCTGAACGCCGTACGGGTAGGAGGCGTCGTCGGCTACGCCACCTGCTCGCCGCACCTCGCCGAGACCCGGGCCGTCGTGGACGACGTGCTCAAGCAGCGCCCCGAGGCCGAACTCCTCGACGCGCGGCCCCTGTTGCCGGGCCTACCGGACCTCGGCGACGGCCCCGACGTACAGCTGTGGCCGCATCTGCACGGGACCGACGCCATGTATCTGGCGGTCATACGGAGGACCGGCTGA
- the fmt gene encoding methionyl-tRNA formyltransferase, protein MKLVFAGTPEVAVPALDALLASGRHEVAAVVTRPDAPAGRGRRLVASPVAERAEEAGIEVLKPAKPRDPEFLERLREIAPDCCPVVAYGALLPRVALDIPAHGWVNLHFSLLPAWRGAAPVQHAIMAGDEITGASTFLIEEGLDSGPVYGTVTETIRPTDTSGDLLTRLAFAGAGLLAATMDGIEDGTLKAVPQPAEGITVAPKITVEDAQVDWGTPALRVDRVVRGCTPAPGAWTTFRGERLKLIQVRPVPERTDLAPGALAVGKNDVRVGTGSYAVELLWVQAQGKKPMKAADWARGARIAGGETLGA, encoded by the coding sequence ATGAAGCTCGTCTTCGCCGGTACCCCCGAGGTCGCCGTTCCCGCTCTGGACGCTCTGCTCGCCTCCGGCCGGCACGAAGTGGCCGCCGTCGTCACGCGGCCCGACGCGCCGGCCGGGCGCGGGCGCAGGCTCGTCGCGTCGCCTGTCGCCGAGCGGGCCGAGGAGGCCGGTATCGAGGTGCTGAAGCCCGCCAAACCGCGGGACCCCGAGTTTCTCGAGCGGCTCCGCGAGATCGCCCCGGACTGCTGCCCCGTCGTCGCCTACGGTGCCCTGCTGCCCCGCGTCGCCCTCGACATCCCCGCCCACGGCTGGGTCAACCTGCACTTCTCCCTCCTGCCCGCCTGGCGGGGGGCCGCGCCCGTGCAGCACGCCATCATGGCCGGCGATGAAATCACGGGGGCCTCGACCTTCCTCATCGAGGAAGGGCTCGACTCCGGGCCCGTCTACGGGACGGTGACCGAGACCATCCGGCCCACCGACACCAGCGGCGACCTGCTGACCCGGCTCGCCTTCGCGGGCGCCGGGCTGCTCGCCGCGACCATGGACGGGATCGAGGACGGCACGCTGAAGGCCGTACCGCAGCCGGCCGAGGGCATCACCGTCGCACCGAAGATCACCGTCGAGGACGCCCAGGTGGACTGGGGCACGCCCGCGCTGCGCGTCGACCGGGTGGTGCGCGGGTGCACCCCGGCGCCGGGCGCCTGGACCACCTTCCGGGGCGAGCGGCTCAAGCTCATCCAGGTCCGGCCCGTGCCCGAGCGGACCGACCTCGCCCCCGGCGCGCTCGCCGTCGGCAAGAACGACGTCCGCGTCGGGACCGGGTCGTACGCCGTCGAGCTGCTGTGGGTGCAGGCCCAGGGCAAGAAGCCGATGAAGGCCGCCGACTGGGCGCGCGGGGCGCGCATCGCGGGCGGCGAGACCCTCGGCGCGTGA